The DNA segment TTTCTATCTACTTGAAGAACGTAGGCAGACTAGGAGAACtcatgttagaaaacctcagtgaaatttcattttcaaatttcatgccatgggacctttaaaaccaacacaaacatccGAGTCGTTTGTCAACAGGAAGTTTTTATTCATACGTCCGTCGTGTTTATTCAAATTACAGTAATATACCAGCGCTGGCCAGACAGCTGAACTACTCGAAGCAATCAGGTTTCAAAAGgatattttttttgtctttttttttcttttatcatcTTGCAACAGAAAAAAGCACATATGCCATGAGAGGATGTGATGTAGAGTGAATAGGGGAGGTAGGGTTATAAGTCTGgtctaaacaaaacaaaagaaaataaactttAAACGGTGTACATGTTGTAAAAGGAGTCGAATATGGCACATTTGGTCCACGTTGATAGTTGTATCATCTCATCATTTTCTAACATgtattaaactaaataaaaacaacatagcTCAACAGATCGTAAgtgtgttttgtctttttttctgaAGCACAGCGTCATGACAGATTCAGAACACAAGGGGGCCCTGGGTCTTTAAGATACTTTTACGTCATCCGTTTCTCAGCCAATCATTCGTTTCTATTCTCCCTGGTACTGACTCCATGTTTCGGTACGGGGTGGAGCTCGATGGGTGATTGAAAGGGATGATTTTGGACATTCACAGGAAGTAGTCTGGAGTGCGTCTGGTCACATGGGGCTCTCCACGGCGAGGAGCAGGGTCGAACTGCAGGCTGAAAGTCGAGAAGGAGCACCATTAGATTGAGATATCATGTCTCCTTCCCTCAGATTGGTTGGTTGAAAAGACTAGTTTTAAATTAGTTACACTTCCTCCATTAGACTATGGCTTGCTTGTTCCACATTAATACTGTTTCTGCATTAACATAGCACCAGTCAGCCTACATTCTCAGAGTCGTGTATGAAACAGTTTAGTAtataaagtgtattttaatgagACTTCGGCTAAAGTAAATCCTAGTAATTCCATCCTTTGTATCAAGATACAAAAGAAAAGACAGTAATGACTAAAATGAACAGCAGGGTTAGTGACTGCAAAACCCTGTAACCAAAGATCTCATCTGAACTGTGTTCGGCCACGTCAGTGAAACGCTACTCTTGGCGTCCCTCTAACTAGTTTACTACTTACAAAGAGTATTTGAGAGTGTCATCCAGTTCCATGATGGCTGCCTGGTTTCCACAGCGGTAGCAGTAGTTTGGAGCACTGAAGATGGTCACCACGTTCTTATCATGGCCCCAGTTGTAACCCTGGAAGAGAGAAACAGGCCAATACTCAACAGGAGCCACCATCTCAAACTACTATCAACAAGAAATTTAATTGCACCATCCATCTACTCAATCCGGTAAAACCAAAAAAGACTGAACATGCCCCTTTCGTTAGATGTCAAGCCATTTCACATTGGGCTTCCCCCAAATCCCAGCCCTTAACTGCGGGTAGCATTTTGCTAGAAGCCATGGGAGTTTGCAAATGCCTTGTGTGTCTGCTTTTGTTGCTTTTGCCTTGATATACAAGTTAGACAGCTTTTCATTATTGTTTTAACTTCTCACTGAAAGAAGATGTAAAACCATGATGACCCATCCCATCATGATCCCACAAGAGGTAAACTACTGGAATCTGCAGCCCTATCCTCCCATTTAAATTAGAAGCCCTGCAACCCCATGCTGGGGTTTACAAGCACATTTCTGGGATGCTGATAAGGACGCGAGGCACCGGCGACTGGGGTCGTGGCTTACCTCCATGACCAGCTGATGGGCGCGGGACACCAGCGTGAGCCCGTTGGCATGGTTGAATGTCTCAGAGATGTCCTGGCCAAAGGTGTAGCCGGCGCCTCGGGGAGAGATACCCCAACCGCCGCGGTCATCAGGATCTGACCACAACAGGTCACACATGGGACCCTGCcggacaaacacaaacaatttttttatcaaaagaagGACATAGAATGCATATgagaaatacaaataaatacgtGGGTAACATTTATGGAATCTATCCACAGAAATCGAACTGGACACAAAACAGATTCAACTAGCTCATGCTGAATGAACTGAACAACCCAGGGTTTGCATGCTCACTGTCTTTTGAGTCAAACAGTGTCTGCTGCTTTGGCTTGTGGTCTCTCTGACGCTCTAAGCTAAAGGACTAAAATATCTCCTGCTCTGCTTGGGAACTGAGGCTAAACTCACAAGAAGCAGCTCTGAGGTCAGTAGATGTTTCCTCAGGCTACTGGGAATAGTTGCAgctggggggttagggttacaaCAAAGCCCAACGATGCACAAGAGCCTTGATGGGACGAAAACAGATGGGCACCCGCCCACACCCCAGGACACACTTCATGCTTAAacacccctccccacaccaaaTAACTTGATGCAGATCCATCGAAGACGGTACACGTCTCCAACACACACGAGTTGTTGTTGCCATAGCACATTAGGATTTGATCATATGAAGGACAACTAGTCGGTCTGGGTCCCGGATGCACGCTCACGTAGGCACTTACTGACTATCCCGGTTTGACTACTTTGAAACTTGAACGTGCTTTCAGAGTCAAGAACAGCGTTTTCAGTTGAGCATCCCCTGAGACGATCCAACCTCAGTCCTGGAACATTCTTGGGGTCAATATGATGAAGAATTGTGCTAACCTCATGTGGGACCTCTTGCAGGCGGTCCAGGGCTCGTATATGATCCAGAGTGTCTATGGAAGGTGAAAGACCCCCGTGGAGACAAAAGATCTGGGATGGAGACAAAAGCAAAAAGGGGTTGTTCATTTTAGAGAACAGTATCATTATTATTGTACATTATTTAGTCTGCAACTAgaatttgaatgtttttttttaattaatctaCATAACAGAATTAAATTCATTAGATGGCAACATTGGTTAAGCAAATATATTAGCAGTCTGCAAGTGTCTCACCTGTCCATCTACCAGGGCTGTGAGAGGCAGGTAGTCAAAGAGATCTGTGAAGTACTTCCAGACATTGGCGTTGCCATACTTCCGGAGACATTCGTCGTAGAAGCCATACACCTGTGTGATCTGTCGCGACTCATGGTTCCCACGCAGGATGGTGATTCGCTCCTGAAAACGCACCTGGTAGGGTAGGGGAAAACAGATAGTTCAGTACTGGAGAAATGGCTACTTGGATCCTAGCTCAAGGTAGGTAATCCTCTAGCCTAGGGATAGTTATTCAAGACGAGATTGAGGAAAAGTAAGGATGGTTGCATCATTCCAAAGGCCGTGTCGAAGACCTTTATAGGGCCACCTCAAGTCTGCTATGGCAACAGGCCCTGACCCCTAGTATTCTTTACAAACAAACTGAGAGCAGTCAATGTAATAGAAGACTTAATTACATTACAACTTCCCCTTTCCTCACTTTGGTTGATGAAACCGTTTCAAGTGGATTGTCCATTAGTAGGCTCAGAGTAATTAGAGTACCTCCACTTGATTACGGCTCACTAGGCCACTACTGCAAGAACCCTAAATGTTAAACACAGTAACATGGAAGATCAACATAAAATCTCAACAAGGTACGTTGAACAGATACAGGAACATGTTGATAAGCttagtttgcacacacacaaaagacaagaCGATGACACAAGTGAGGGCGCAAAAGGTTTGACCTTCTCTGAACTCTCCCGTTGTCAGGAAATTATCATGTCTCATGATTTACTTCAGTTGATCATTTCCTGCATCAACCATGGGCAATAATTTGACCCACCGTCTATTTCATTAGCTGCGCTTTCTTCTGTACACCATCAAAAATATAGTGATGCATCATCATGACTATCTATTCCTGCACCATCATCAAAATACTTGGCTCACCGTTATGTCAGATAATAATGTTTCATGAACCACACAGTAGAAATGGGTGTAAGTGATGAGCCATTACGAGCCCGCCATGATCAGACAAGTTCAGGCTCAACCTCTATCAGACATGAGTGAGCAGCAAACGTCGCCCACGTTCGCATTCCCTTTGTATTCGTTCTAAATCACCATGCCACACAAATACCACCCGCAAGTTACCTTTAAAGTGACGAGCAGTGTGACCGTCTCCACGGAGTAGTAGCCTCTGTCAACGTAGTCGCCCATGAACAGGTAGTTGGTGTCGGGAGACTTCCCTCCGATCTTGAACAGCTCCATGAGGTCGTGGAACTGCCCGTGCACATCCCCACACACTGTGACGGGGCATCTCACCTGGAGAACAGCAAAACAACACACGCAACCAGTGTCAGCAGCCCTGATCGCGCCATCTCATTGACAAGACAAAAGGTGGAAACCTAAAATCCTGTGGATACTTGGCTAGTccaagaccagaccagaccagaccatcGCCTACCCTTTCTTCCCTAATAGAAAGAAACTGATCTGCTGACTCATCACATATCTCCAACCGCAAGGGCAAGTCAGAGGCTCGGGGCTAATCTGCCGTCATCAAGCTGTGTTATTTATCGGGCAAGTGCGTTGTGAATCATAATGGAATGCAACTGATCGAACTGGTATTAAAGTGTAAGTTCTGTTTCAGCCTGATTAGAACAGGAGATTTCAAACGTGTGTTTTGGTCAGAGAGGTCAAGAAAGGAGGAGGGGTGTGTTGTCCTTATTGTTAGAACTCACATCAACTTTGTGCTACCTTTTCACAGTGCATCTTCAACAAACTGGTTTGCAGAGACTTCAAAACATAGGATTTTGCTCCCTTTTTATCTAAATGACTTCTGGGGACCTTGACCAAATTGCATTGATTACTTCATTGCCAGTCATATATAATCACGTCTTAAACAGATTGATATATTCAGATCTTTGCTACAGCCACGCCCTTATTTGCATGCACACTGTAACAGTCAGTTATAAATCCTTCGAAATGACCATAAAACATGGTAGAAGGTTTGTTATCAGTCTCACCTCCTGGACGTTTGACTCCTTGGTCAGAATCTCCTTGGCCTAGGAAAGAAAAACAAGGCAGTTCAACGTACCACTTATTTTAAATCCAGCTatacattattatgcattatATTTTACCCGTTGTTCTAATGAGCCAAATGTATACACTACAACCCGAATTTGAAACTTGCATTATACAAACGGTTTAAAATACTTTGTTGCAACTTTAAAGTAAAAGCTGGTTTATAATGTCAACAATTAGGAGCAAACTGAATAGAAAAAATAGTTAGGCAAGTAGGCGGTAATGCATTCAAATTTACATCACCTTTGCCTTAGAATTTAAATGGAGAACACTATAAACATGCATTACGCATCAGAACTGGTGTTTCAAACGCCAGAATGAAACCTTATAAATCTTAACTATGGTTTTTTTAATGGGTTCAACAACTACAAGATTGTAACTCTAAATTATATAGATTTTGAAAGCCATATTTTCTTTTCAGCAGCTGAAGTAAGTATTATGATTCAAATAGTGTGAGAATATTTGCCTAAAATCCACTAGTTGCTATAGCATGTTGACACTGCGTTTTATAACCCCGAGATGTTCTATCTAGATAAAAGGTTAGGTCGATGGCAAAACGGgatataaaatacacacacacacacaaaacaataagtGTTCTGTGACTCCCTCGTCAATTGTGATCCTATTTATCCATGAAATGTATTATCATTTCGGCAAACTACAAGTACCACGAACGTCGCTGAGGGTGGTTTGCTTCTTGGATTTCAATTGCATGCCAAGCAGGTATTAGCAATAATGCATTTTCATATTCTGATCAGGCATAGAGCAACTAAAGAAGTTTTTTTATATGCAATCAGGGAAAGCTTTTATTTTAAAAGCTACTACAGTATAAAGTGTAAACGTGTAATAACACATTCAGTGCCGAGCATCTGGGACGAAATGTGCACACGACTTTGATGATCGGTCGAATTAAAACATACACATCTTAAGAAGTAGGCCGAAATGTGGACCCGTCTAATTGATAGAACATATCGATTCAATTGCAACCAAGGGCCGAAACGGATGGGTGGGCAAAGTGTGATTCATACAatgcatatatttgtatataaaccTACGACACCACTAAATATTAAAGCATGGATGAGTTTTGAAACCTGTTCATCGAGCAGGTTATCAAACCTGATTTACACCGAATGGACCCGTAGCCGCCTTGATGAGGCTTCCAGGAATTAGTCGGATTCGGTTTCGCAATACAGGCCATATTTCTATACGGGGAATTTCTGAACAGAAAATAAATCGGTTAATTCGCACATACCTTTTCGCAGAGTGTTCTCACTTGGTTTTCCGATAACTGTTTACAGTCATTTAGCTGTTCGATCCATTGGTCTAATTCTTTCGTAAATGATTTGTCTTCCATGACAGCCGCGGTAGGTTGCTAAGCTAGCAGAGTTAGCTTCCTTCTATTCACTTAGCCTTAGCTCCCCGTACTGTTAGCCCGATCTAGTCCCGCCAAACcggtcacaaaacacacaacaagatCAAACTATGAAGACCCAATCATTTAACCTATATCATTATAAATGCATCCACGATCGTTGCTACTGTACAGAAATAAGCAATAAGCACACGGGGATCGAGTGTATCGAGGTTCCCCGATGCGGCAGAGCGTCGTCCGGGAGAGAGTAGCGGCGTCACACGGCTAGCCGACGTGCTAAAAGAGCTAGCTGTGATAACATACGGGGATTTTAGCGTTTATTGTGCCGGAGCGCCGCcctgcagtgttgccagattgggcgggaaatcaggcccaatctggcaacactagcGCCCTGTCGAAGGGAGGGGATTTGTTGATGCCAATGACTGCCTGTTCTCAAATGGGGCTGTGAGGTCAAAGCGACAGTTTCCgatataatacattaattgtctCAGAAATAGCCCCCAACTTTGTTGATAGAACAAAGTCTATCAACAGTGTTCTGCATCTACCTCATGTATATTTCAAATTTTCAATTCCAATATTGTTCTTATTAATATATTGCCATTGCGCTGAACTGCCTtgcactgtatttatatttatattgaaatCTTAAATCTCTGACAGTATATACTGACTGCACTGATATTGCACCATTTTTTCCCCTTATATTGTTTCTTCCTCTTAAATTGTTGTATATCCTTTTTTGCAAAttagtatattatattattgttatgctGTATATTTAacagtatatttatatttcgaACGTTCTTTCAGTTTTTTCGTTTTctttatatattaacaataggTTAAGTGTTGAGTGTTGTACTTTGAGAGCAGAGGGTTAACCGAAGTCAAATTCCTGGTTTATTACGCAAACCTGGCCAATCaagctgaatctgaatctgaattgtATACTACCTAATCGTCGCCATAGTTCGTTCTAAAATTCTATCACGACGCAGTCACTATAGATTTGCAACACAGCTCGATAAGCAGTACCTTGGTTGCCAAATATCCTTAATCACGTAATATGGTGAGTTATGGAGTAATTGTAGTTGTAAAATTATATGTTCCaaagtaagtcgctttggataaaagcgtctgctaaatgccctaaatgtaaatgtaaaagttCCAAAATTTGGAATTTGCAGGAAAAACAAATCACCTTCGATGGTAGGCGGTATCTACTATTATTAACAACTTTTGAGCAAAATACTCAACGTGCCATTAAGCAAAACAATACAGTTACAGTGGGGTATGTTTTGACGTATCATTAACTTATCTTCTACAACTACAAGCATTCCTTTACTGCAGGCCCCGCACCACTTGGACGCACCCATTCGGGGTATGCCGTGCTTTAAATCGAGCGCTCTCGTTGTCGTCCTCCATCCGAGCGGATCTCGCGAGAAGTCATATGTCTGCGTGGTTTACAGCAGCCAGGGAAACTGCTACCACAATATATATCTGGATAATCGTATATATGTGGTCATAAAGACTCTGTCGATAAAATATGGCGTATCTAACTACAAATCCCGCGGATAAGGAGAGGTAGGCAAAAATCTAATCGTTGGCCTATTCACGTAGCTATAGTAATGTGATCGTTACATTAAAATCGGTGGTTCGAGCAGGCTAGGTATGTAGCCTCAACCCAGTAAGGATACGTGTGACTAAACTTGCGGTTTGACAAACAGCTGTTTGAACCTCAGAAATGTGTATGATATAATTTAAGGAAACTTGATCATTATCGTCTGTCGATTAGATATGATTGCCGCAGGAGAACTTATGGCCAGTTgtagatgtggtggtggtggtggtggttgcacCATGATTTAAATGCAAATTACATTTGACTAACGTTGGCCTTTATGCCATTGCCGTTTTTAACTGCGATGAACTCGTTTCTAAGTCAAAACAAATAATGAACAATAGTACAGTAGACATTTGAAAGAACAATAGGTATTAAATGGGAAGTGATTGAAGCACAACTATTCAGAGCCTGTTCTGATGTGGTCTACGGTTATGATCGCCTTATCCATTCTAACCAATAACTTTGCACACCAATCAAAGGACCAAGCTATTGAGTCTCCCCGCATACAACGTGTTGAGATCTATGGTTTACTAATTGTAGTCAGTTGTGCGTTTTTTTCTAATACATTTTGCAGGGTTAACCGTGCGATGCTCATTTTCTTGTGATTGcaggtttatttgtgtgtatccAGTCTACCTGAACAGTAAGAAGACGCTCGCAGAGGGGCGACGAATCGCGGCAGAGAAGGTAAGGTCACCCTCACAAGGCTGAACTTGATTGTAATGTAACTGTTTTGTCTGCATTTAGACTACAATTAATTGCAATAAATAGAACTGTTgctattttatttaatatttttgtaATTACAGGCAGTAGAAAATCCTTCCTGTTCTGAGATCAAAGATGTACTCAGTGCAGCTGGGCTCAATGTTCTTTTGGAGGTAAGGCAATTATATGTAAAATATACTGCCATACAATATTCAGCAAATTCACATGTGCTAGTACACCATCCCTATTTTTATAGTTACTGTATGGTGGAATGGGCTGCTTTCCCATTAGCACTGCCACCCATGTCCTCTGGTTTTCCATACAAACTGATGTCTGGGGTTGCCCCGAATGGACCGCAGATCCCCTGGCCAACTCCCCAGCCTCATTCGAGCTGTAGTGACATCACGATTACCTGATTGGCTTTAACAACGGCGTCATAAATAGTGCACTATAAATTGTGTCGTCAGTGGTTACTGCACTTCAGAACCATGCTCTTTAATTTAAATTCCACTTACATACCACAAGAACTAGACATGCCTTTTGCTGCTGTTTGATAtgaagtgtgtatgtttgcatacaGAACCACATGCACCCCAGGGAATGGAACAGAGACGCACAGTTCAGAGGTCGGGTCAGAGTTCAACTCAAACAGGAAGACGGCAGCCTCTGTCAAGACAAGTTCACCTCGCGTAAGTCTGCGTACTGAGTGCCTAATGTGTCTGTCTCTAGGTACACATGGGCTGTGACTCTTGAGGTGTAACTGAGCTTATatgttctgtgtgtctctccaggtAAAGATGTCATGTTTTACGTAGCAGAGATGATTCCCAAGTTGAAGACCCGCACCCagaagagtggaggaggagactcTAACTCCCAGCAGGCTGACGGAggcaagaagaacaagaagaagaagaagtagtagtggtcgtggtggtggtggtggtggtggtggtagtaatTTTAAAGGAAATATGGTTGAggttttattcaaacatcattTGTCAGCAGCATTAACTGACTTCATAGGAGCGGTGgaagttgtttttgtttatttgtttttgtttaaagaGGATATTTTGGTTCTATATTTCCTGAATGAGTGTCAGTGTTTGTACCTCCTAATACCGGGCTCcaagtattttttttcatttcattcctGGGAAAGTGGAAAGTTTGAATAAAAAGGTTTTTCAATATTGGCTGTTGTTGGTTTCTTCCATGTTTTCTGTTAAGTGCTAATGGATGAAAAGCTGATTGTACCCCAACTTCCACTAGCAGTTGTGGTTCAAATGTAAACACTGCGTCTGGATCACAACATTTAGTTGTTGTTAATCCTGctggaaccctaaccctaacccaatacaTAGATCCATAGATCTCCTTATACAGGGCATAGCTGACCTCTTGTATGATCACAATCTCTTTAGAAACATTTTccctgaaaaaaaaatagcCCTTTCTCACTTGGCCTTTAATCATGTTTTAATTTCTAACCGGCCATATTGAATTTGGTAAAAGCATTATTGGACCACTATGTTTActataaagaaatgcatttgggTGCGCTAACATTAACTTCTCTCTTTtcttcaattatttattttatataacagGACTGGGCCACTGCGGTGGCTGAGACTGCTTCCACATCTAGATATACCTGTTTTGTTTTCACAACATAACCTGTGCCAGCTCTGTGTTGTGTAGTCCTAGTAAACCAACAAATTATACAGGGAAGGTCGAGTATCCACACATCTCATTATACCTCCCAATCTCAGAGTATGAGGTATGCCCTCTTTTCAGCCAATGTGTACGGACAAAAAGTCTTCATAACCATCTCATTGCAGTGTAATCCCATAGCTTTTCTTGTTTGAATAGCATCAACCTAATTCTACTTTATCTACTGTAATATTCTGTCAATGTTAAGCGCCACCTCGTGGCGATGTACAGCCTTACAGCATGTCTGCATATTATCAATCTTCTTTTCGCTCAATACCCTAAACCAACATATGCAGTAAACTCATTGGCCATAACGACCTAATGACAAAGTTTTCTCTCGAAGACTTAACCAATAACTAGATAACACTAGATAACACAGCACGCCTCATCTGCAGCGGCTCGCTTCTGAGCAGAACAGCGATGTTTAGTGGCGGCGTGGAGCCATTACAAGATAACTTGTAATGGCTGTTTAACTGGCTCCGTGATGAGAGGTGTGGGCCGAGTGCTGCATTTTGGGAAAGTCTTACTCATAACTACCGAAGAATGTCTGCTGCTCTTGCCATGGCAAACATAGCCAACACATTACTTCTTACTTTGTCCATTGTATGTCGTGG comes from the Gadus chalcogrammus isolate NIFS_2021 chromosome 6, NIFS_Gcha_1.0, whole genome shotgun sequence genome and includes:
- the LOC130384777 gene encoding serine/threonine-protein phosphatase 2A catalytic subunit beta isoform, coding for MEDKSFTKELDQWIEQLNDCKQLSENQVRTLCEKAKEILTKESNVQEVRCPVTVCGDVHGQFHDLMELFKIGGKSPDTNYLFMGDYVDRGYYSVETVTLLVTLKVRFQERITILRGNHESRQITQVYGFYDECLRKYGNANVWKYFTDLFDYLPLTALVDGQIFCLHGGLSPSIDTLDHIRALDRLQEVPHEGPMCDLLWSDPDDRGGWGISPRGAGYTFGQDISETFNHANGLTLVSRAHQLVMEGYNWGHDKNVVTIFSAPNYCYRCGNQAAIMELDDTLKYSFLQFDPAPRRGEPHVTRRTPDYFL
- the LOC130384278 gene encoding signal recognition particle 19 kDa protein-like — translated: MAYLTTNPADKERFICVYPVYLNSKKTLAEGRRIAAEKAVENPSCSEIKDVLSAAGLNVLLENHMHPREWNRDAQFRGRVRVQLKQEDGSLCQDKFTSRKDVMFYVAEMIPKLKTRTQKSGGGDSNSQQADGGKKNKKKKK